From a region of the Tiliqua scincoides isolate rTilSci1 chromosome 4, rTilSci1.hap2, whole genome shotgun sequence genome:
- the PPARD gene encoding peroxisome proliferator-activated receptor delta yields the protein MEQPKEEVPEVREEEEEEEEVLTAISGASDPNEGPDNSAPSVSYTDLSQSSSPSLSDQLQMGCDEATSGSLNVECRVCGDKASGFHYGVHACEGCKGFFRRTIRMKLEYEKCDRNCKIQKKNRNKCQYCRFQKCLSLGMSHNAIRFGRMPEAEKRKLVAGLTASEISCQNQQVADLKSFSKHIYNAYLKIFNMTKKKARGILTGKASSTPPFVIHDMDTLWQAEKGLVWKQLVNGIPPYKEIGVHVFYRCQCTSVETVRELTEFAKSIPSFISLYLNDQVTLLKYGVHEAIFAMLASIMNKDGLLVANGNGFVTREFLRSLRKPFSEIMEPKFEFAVKFNALELDDSDLSLFVAAIILCGDRPGLMNVKQVEEIQDNILQALEFHLQANHPDTQYLFPKLLQKMADLRQLVTEHAQLVQKIKKTEAETSLHPLLQEIYKDMY from the exons ATGGAACAGCCAAAGGAGGAAGTACCTGAAgtcagggaagaggaggaggaagaggaagaggtatTGACAGCAATAAGTGGAGCCTCAGACCCAAATGAAGGACCAGATAATTCAGCACCTTCTGTCAGTTACACAG ATCTTTCCCAGAGTTCTTCTCCTTCTCTGTCAGATCAACTCCAGATGGGTTGTGATGAAGCAACTTCAGGAAGTCTGAATGTAGAGTGCAGAGTCTGTGGTGACAAGGCATCAGGATTTCACTATGGAGTACATGCATGTGAGGGTTGCAAG GGCTTCTTTCGTCGAACAATCCGGATGAAGCTGGAGTATGAGAAATGTGATCGGAACTGCAAGATTCAAAAAAAGAACCGGAACAAGTGTCAGTACTGCCGCTTTCAGAAATGCCTCTCTTTGGGCATGTCACACAATG CCATTCGTTTTGGCCGCATGCCTGAAGCTGAGAAAAGGAAGTTAGTAGCAGGACTGACAGCAAGTGAAATCAGCTGCCAAAACCAGCAGGTGGCTGACCTGAAATCCTTTTCCAAGCACATCTACAATGCCTACCTGAAAATTTTCAACATGACCAAAAAGAAAGCACGAGGCATTCTGACTGGGAAAGCCAGCAGCACCCCA CCTTTTGTGATTCATGACATGGATACCTTGTGGCAAGCAGAAAAGGGCTTGGTGTGGAAACAGCTGGTAAATGGAATACCACCATACAAGGAAATTGGCGTCCATGTCTTTTACCGCTGCCAGTGCACATCAGTGGAAACTGTGCGGGAGCTAACAGAATTTGCCAAGAGCATCCCAAGCTTCATCAGCCTTTACCTTAATGACCAAGTGACTCTGCTGAAATACGGGGTGCATGAGGCCATCTTTGCCATGCTTGCCTCCATCATGAACAAGGATGGACTCCTGGTGGCCAATGGGAATGGCTTTGTAACACGCGAGTTCCTGCGCAGCTTGCGTAAGCCCTTCAGTGAAATCATGGAGCCCAAATTCGAGTTTGCTGTGAAGTTCAATGCCCTAGAGCTGGATGACAGTGACCTGTCTCTTTTCGTAGCTGCCATTATCCTGTGTGGAG ACCGTCCTGGTTTGATGAACGTCAAACAGGTAGAGGAGATTCAAGATAATATCCTCCAGGCCCTTGAGTTCCACCTGCAGGCTAATCACCCAGACACTCAATACCTCTTCCCGAAGTTGCTTCAGAAGATGGCTGACCTGCGGCAGCTAGTGACTGAGCATGCACAGCTAGTGCAGAAGATCAAAAAGACAGAAGCAGAGACTTCTTTGCATCCACTCTTGCAGGAAATCTACAAAGACATGTACTGA